The DNA region CCCATCAGGTAGGTTCGTTCACCCCAATTAAACGTCCGGTTTCTCAGCGTCCAGGCCGTTTTCATAGGTTGATGTTCAAACCTTCTGATAATTCACAATCCGGGCAAAGCTGGCTGGCTGCAAACTGGCTCCTCCCACCAACGCGCCATCGATTTCCGGTTGCGCCATGATTTCATCAATATTGTCCGGCTTCACCGACCCGCCATATTGAATGGGAACATCAGGATTGCTTAACTGACTGCGAATCAGCCCAATCACCCGGTTGGCTTCCTTGGATTCGCAGGTGTCCCCAGTACCGATCGCCCAGATTGGTTCATAAGCAATCACTAAATTCGTCTGATCCACACCCACCAGACCCGCTTTTAACTGGCTGCTAATCAGGGATTCGGTTTCACCCTGATCTCGTTGTTGCTTGGTTTCCCCGACGCAGAGGATAGGAATTAGTCCTGCATTTTGAGCCGCTTTCAGCCGCAGATTCACGGTTTCATCCGTTTCGCCAAAGTATTGCCGTCGCTCACTGTGCCCGATGATCACATAACGCACTCCCACCTCGGTCAACATCGGGGCAGCAATTTCTCCTGTAAACGCGCCTGAAGTCTCCCAGTGGACATTCTGGGCACCCAGGCGAATGATGCTGCCATGCAAACTTTGAGACATGATAGCCAGGTCAGTAAAAGGCACACAGAGCACCACTTCCCGATCGTCTGGGGTGTCTTCTAAATGGGGTATAAACCCTTCCAGAAACTCTGCGGCTTCTGCCTGGGTTTTGTACATCTTCCAATTGCCAGCAATTACTTTTTTACGCACGGATCACTCAGTAGGATTGAACATCTCAGATTGCATCCTACAGTCTACGGCTTTCTGGGTGACGATAGAAACTGTGGTCAATCGAATGCATGGATCGAGTGGGGGAAATCAAGGGTGATGGATCAAATTCGGATTACGGGTATCAGAGCCTATGGCTATATCGGCGCTTTGCCAGAGGAACAGGTGTTAGGGCAATGGTTTGAGGTCAATTTAATCCTCTGGCTGGATCTCTCTGCTGCAGGTACCAGCGATCGCCTCTCCGACACCGTGGATTATGGTGCCGTCACCCTTCAGGTACAGGATCTGATTAAAACTGTCCGCTTTGCCCTCCTGGAACGACTGGCCGCAGCGATCGCCGACTTGCTCCTCACTCCCCTCCCCCCTCACTCCCCCCCCATCCACCAAGTCCAGGTCGCTGTCACCAAACTCACCCCCCCCATTCCCAATTTCACAGGCCAGGTCACTGTAGAAATCCTGCGGAAACGGACTGATTAAGTGTTGAGTTTTAAGTGTTGAGTTTTAAGTGTTGAGTTTTAAGTGTTGAGTTTTAAGTTCGAGTTCTCGTTCAAACATGGCTCAGCCCATGCACTGATTGAAAACTTACAACTAAGAACTGAGCACTTAAAACTTTCTCAAACAGAAACCCCACCGGGAATACTTAAAACCGATGGGGCTAGAGACGCAGTTAGGAGGTATCTCGCCTTTAAGCTACCCACAGAAATTGATTTACCCCCAACTTTTAATAAGTTCTTAAACTCCGATCGCCCTTTTGTCTCATTGGTTACAGGTTTAAGCCACACTTCCAGTTAAGCCGCTCCTTTCACACAGCGGGTTGCTTTGCCCCCTTCGGTACAGGTTTCAAACGTGATTTTTTTCGCCAGGATGGCATCCTCGGTCTTTTTCACCTTGGCTTGCAGGTCAGCGGGAACCGCTGGGTTGAATTTGCCCAGGTGCAGAATGGTCGGTTCTTCCAGGCCGAAGGAGTAAATCTGTCCCTTGAGTTCGTTCTTTTGGGCCAGGTCGGCGAGTTTGGCGATCGCCAGGTCAATTCGCTTGACCGCACTGGTGAGGACAGCCTTAGGGGCTACCTCAAACTGATCGGCAGTGTTGCCAAAGGCATAAATCCCCTGATCGCTGGCAGTTTGCAGGACTGTGGGAGCGGCATTATCAAGCCATTGATAAATGACATCTGACCCAGAAGAAATGAGGGCGGCGGCGGCTTCCTTGGCCTTGGCCGCATCATTCCAGTCACCTGTAAAGGTAGAACTGACCTGGATGGTGGGATCAACCGACTTCGCGCCTAACTGCAGACCGCGCAGTTCCTCCTGGGTTGCTTGAAATTCCTGTCCGGCCAGGTAGGCAATCTTTTTCGACTTGCTCATCGTGGCGGCAATAATGCCACACAGATAACTTGCCTGCAAATGGTCAATTCTCAGGGATGCAATATTCGGCCCAGTCGCAGCCCCATTGACACCCACAAAGAATGTGTTGGGAAACTGACCTGCCACCTGCTGAATCGCGGCATCAAACTGGCCCCCGTGGGCATAGACCAAATTAAATCCCCGACGGGCAAAGTCAGACAGTGCCTCTGCCTGCTCTGCCTGACCAATTTTCTCCACGTAGGCGATTTCTGCTCCCTGCTTTTTGACTTCATTGAGTCCTGCATATCCGGCCTGATTCCAGGCTTTATCCGTGATCACTCCTGGCAACACGATCGCGGCCTTAAAACCCTGTGAGGCTGGACTGCCCGCTGTATTGGGAGAGGTAGTTGTCGCTGTGTTGTTGCTAGAGGGGCTGGCGCAGGCTTTCAACAACACACTCACTGCCACCGTTGCCGAACCCGTTGCTAAAAATTGCCGCCGATTAAACCGTGTCGCCATTGCCATGCTCCTTCTCGTTGCTATTCAGCTATTAAAGATGGTTATTTGCTATGAAATGTATACCCTAATACAATTCTCAAAATTGAGAGGACGTGCAACCAATACTGCTGTTAAGACAGGTGTTGAGACAAAAACACCAATAAAACCAAATCCTTATAAATTTTTTACTTTGTCTCAGTGCCAGCACCACTCTAGTGCTTTAGTGTTAGCAAAAATTTATAAAGGAAAAAGACTATATATTTAGCAATCTGTAGCAAAATCAAGACAAATATCTATGTTGAAATTTTAAATTATGTGGTTGCGGATTTTAATTGCATTAGCTCTTCTAGCTCTATTCTTTTACTTATCTATTAAACTCGCTTTCAGTATTTTCTTTTTTGTCCTTGCAGTGATTATTTTAGGTTTGACTACTTTAAATCCAAGTAAAATTGAGGAAAAGTTTTTCATAAATCGTAATCAAACTGGATTATTTTTACCTCTTTCTCTTATTTTATTGGTGATTAGTATAGTACTTTGCTTC from Leptodesmis sichuanensis A121 includes:
- the tpiA gene encoding triose-phosphate isomerase, encoding MRKKVIAGNWKMYKTQAEAAEFLEGFIPHLEDTPDDREVVLCVPFTDLAIMSQSLHGSIIRLGAQNVHWETSGAFTGEIAAPMLTEVGVRYVIIGHSERRQYFGETDETVNLRLKAAQNAGLIPILCVGETKQQRDQGETESLISSQLKAGLVGVDQTNLVIAYEPIWAIGTGDTCESKEANRVIGLIRSQLSNPDVPIQYGGSVKPDNIDEIMAQPEIDGALVGGASLQPASFARIVNYQKV
- a CDS encoding BMP family protein, with the translated sequence MATRFNRRQFLATGSATVAVSVLLKACASPSSNNTATTTSPNTAGSPASQGFKAAIVLPGVITDKAWNQAGYAGLNEVKKQGAEIAYVEKIGQAEQAEALSDFARRGFNLVYAHGGQFDAAIQQVAGQFPNTFFVGVNGAATGPNIASLRIDHLQASYLCGIIAATMSKSKKIAYLAGQEFQATQEELRGLQLGAKSVDPTIQVSSTFTGDWNDAAKAKEAAAALISSGSDVIYQWLDNAAPTVLQTASDQGIYAFGNTADQFEVAPKAVLTSAVKRIDLAIAKLADLAQKNELKGQIYSFGLEEPTILHLGKFNPAVPADLQAKVKKTEDAILAKKITFETCTEGGKATRCVKGAA
- the folB gene encoding dihydroneopterin aldolase; protein product: MDQIRITGIRAYGYIGALPEEQVLGQWFEVNLILWLDLSAAGTSDRLSDTVDYGAVTLQVQDLIKTVRFALLERLAAAIADLLLTPLPPHSPPIHQVQVAVTKLTPPIPNFTGQVTVEILRKRTD